A window of Halobacillus naozhouensis genomic DNA:
GTTTATCTAAAGAAGAAATACTAGAAAAGACCGGAAACACAGTGGGTGTTAATCGAGCATCCTTTGATGTGGAGGAAGGTGAAATTTTTGTCATCATGGGCCTTTCTGGAAGTGGTAAATCTACTTTAGTTCGTTTAATTAATAGATTAATTGAACCAACAGAAGGCAGTGTGTACATTGACGGAGAAGACTTGGCGAAAATTGATAAGCAAAAGTTAAGGGAAGTACGCCGGCAGAAATTGAGCATGGTTTTCCAACGCTTTGCTCTGTTCCCTCATCGAACAATTTTGGAAAATGCCGAGTTCGGTCTGGAAGTACAAGGGGTCGATAAGGAAGAACGGAAGAAAAAAGCGAAAGAATCGCTGGAAATGGTAGGGCTTGGAGGTTACATTCAACAATTTCCTGGACAGCTCTCAGGCGGAATGCAGCAGCGTGTCGGTTTAGCCCGTGCTCTTGCTAATGACCCGGAAGTGTTATTGATGGACGAAGCTTTCTCAGCACTGGATCCACTTATTCGAAAAGAGATGCAGGATGAACTGCTCGAACTGCAAGAGTCGATGAAGAAAACGATTTTGTTTATTACCCACGATCTAGATGAAGCACTGCGGATCGGGGATCGAATTGCGCTGATGAAGGACGGACGAATTGTACAAGTCGGAACTCCAGAAGAAATTCTGGTTAATCCAGCGAATGAGTATGTTGAGAAATTCGTTGAAGATGTCGACCGTTCTAAAGTTTTAACAGCGGAACACGTCATGAAGCGTCCAGAAACAGTAGATGTTGAGAAGCATGGTCCGAGAACTGCGCTTGAACGCATGCGCAAAGAAGGCCTCTCAAGTATTTATGTTACCGATGCGAAGAGGAATCTTCATGGCTATGTCACGGCTGACGATGTAGCAGAGGCAGCTAAAAATGAAGAAAGAAGCTTAAAAACGATTTTGCGATCAGAGGTTCCACAAGTGCAAAAAAATACCTCGGTGCAAGAAATCTTTACGATTATTCACGATGCACCAGTTCCTGTTGCAGTTGTTGAAGAAGGAAAGCTGCTCGGAATTATTGTAAGAGGTTCCGTTCTGGCCGCATTAGCTGGAAATGAGGTGAATGTAAATGAAAATAATTCCTAAGTTACCAGTAGCTGAATGGGTTTCTGCAGCTACGGAATGGACCACAGATACATTTGAATTTCTATTTGATTTTATTAAAGAAGATTTCGGTAATTTTATAGAGTTTTTTGCAGAAGGACTGCTAATGGGGATTCCTATTTGGTTATTTATTGTCGTCGTTGGACTAATTGCCTTCTTTATTTCAGGCAAAAGAATAGGACTCACAGCCTTTTCTGTAATTGGACTTTGGTTTATTCAGAACCAGGAGCTATGGCCAGAGTTGATGAACACGTTTACCTTAGTTATATTTGCTAGTTTAATCTCGGTCATCATCGGTGTTCCATTCGGGATATGGATGGCGAAAAGCAAAGTCGTACAAAGCATTTTGACACCAATTTTGGATTTCATGCAGACGATGCCAGCCTTTGTTTACTTAATACCGGCTGTTGCCTTCTTTAGTATCGGGATGGTCCCTGGTGTGTTTGCTTCTGTTATCTTTGCGACACCGCCAACCGTACGTTTTACAAACCTTGGGATTCGCCAGGTTTCTCATCAGTTAATTGAAGCATCTGATGCCTTTGGTACAACAGGCTTTCAGAAGCTATTTAAAGTCCAGCTGCCTATGGCTAAGAAAACGATTATGGCAGGAATCAACCAAACGGTTATGCTGGCACTGTCCATGGTAGTTATTGCATCTATGATCGGTGCCAAGGGACTGGGTCAGACAGTTATTACAGGTCTTCAGCGTGCTGAAGTAGGTACAGGTTTTGTTGCGGGTCTGGGTATTGTTATTTTAGCGATTATCATTGACCGCTTCACACAAAATCTAAATACGCAACGCGGAGATCAAGCTTAATCCATTAGGTTATAAAGGCTTACAACAGTCTTTTGACAATAAATATATTTTATTAAAGGGGAGAAACTTTTTCATGTTTAATTTAAACTTGAAACGTCTAGGAATTGCTGCAGGTCTTTCACTTACACTTGTGGCAGCTGGTTGCGGATCTTCTGAAGAAGATAGCTCAAACGCAAGCGGAGGCGAAGGTGAAGCAAATTATGGGGAACAATTAGATTACACCATCACAGGTATTGAAGCAGGTGCTGGTGTAGTAGCAGCAGCTCAGGATGCTGTAAAAGAATACGACAGTCTTGCTGGGTGGGAAGTGTCAACTTCTTCCTCAGGCGCTATGGCGACAGCTTTAGGCGACGCGATTGAAAATGAAGAGCCAATCGTAGTAACAGGCTGGTCACCTCACTGGAAATTTGAAAAATATGATTTGAAATATCTAAAAGATCCTAAAGGTGTTTTTGGGGAAGCAGAAAAGATTAAAACAATGGTTCGTAAAGGATTGAAAGAAGATAAGCCAAATGCTTATAAGATTCTTGATCAGTTCAAGTGGTCTTCTGAAGACATTCAAAGTGTTATGTTAGATATTAATGAAGGAACAGCTCCAGAAGAAGCTGCGAAGGCATGGATTGAAAAGAACCAGGACAAAGTAAGCTCTTGGACTAAAGGCACTGAAAAAGTTGATGGAAAGAGTGTCGAGCTTGTGTATGTAAATTGGGATACTGAAATTGCGTCAACGAATGTTGTAGCAGAAGTATTGAAACAACAAGGGTTTGACGTAACGATTACACCGCTTAATAATGGTCCAATGTGGGAAGCTGTTGCAGAAGGTGAAGTAACAGGAATGGTAGCTGCCTGGCTTCCAGGAACCCACGGTGACCTATATGCAGAGTATAAAGATAGTTTAGTTGATTTAGGTGCCAACCTGAAAGGCGCTAAAATAGGACTTGTTGTACCATCTTATATGGATGTAGAATCCATTGAAGATCTTCAGCCAAAAGAATAAAAGTCATGATAAAAGCAGCACTCCGCATTTGCCGGAGTGCTGCTTTTTTCGTTGAATGTTACCTATTGGTGATTAACCACTTCATGACTCGGCTGAGTATCTGTACTCTGTTCAGCCTTCGCTTTTTCCTCAAGTTCCTTTAAGCTGTCTTCGATTTGTTCCAGATAGCTTTGAATTTTCTTCTGATGAGGTTCAACGGTTTGTTTCCAGCTTTCGATAGATTGTTTCACATCTTCTGATAATTCTTTGATGAGTTCTGCGCCTTCTTTAGAGGTTTGAGCAATTTGATCTTTCAGCTGAAATCCTTCTTCTTTCAAACTTAGGATCGTTGTTTTCAAGTTCTCGCTTTTCAGCTTGGCATTTTCACGGAAGTCACGTCCAGACGATGGTGTGTTAAGCAATGTATAAGCTGCTCCAGCGACTCCACCTACAATCATTCCGAGGACGAGTGATTTTGCGTTTGGCATAAAAAAACCCCTTTCGATTCCATCTCCTATATATTATTTTCTCTTAATACCTGAAATTGAAACCTAAAATCATGAAAAATGTTAAAAATAGTGGTGTTCTTAGAGAAAAAGACCACTACACATGATGTAGCGGTCTTTATACTGCCCGAGACCGTATCAACTTAATGGCTGTACGGGTAAGGATTGACTGATTTTTGAACGTTTCATAATGCGTTGAGCAATCGGATAAATGACTGTCATTACGACTGTATTGACCACAGCTGTTGGAAGAACAACTGTCGCAAACATAACCGTAAAGCTGGCATCCATAAGCCCAATCACAAATAATATACAACTTAAGAAAATAGTACCGCTAATGACC
This region includes:
- a CDS encoding YtxH domain-containing protein, translating into MPNAKSLVLGMIVGGVAGAAYTLLNTPSSGRDFRENAKLKSENLKTTILSLKEEGFQLKDQIAQTSKEGAELIKELSEDVKQSIESWKQTVEPHQKKIQSYLEQIEDSLKELEEKAKAEQSTDTQPSHEVVNHQ
- a CDS encoding glycine betaine ABC transporter substrate-binding protein, with translation MFNLNLKRLGIAAGLSLTLVAAGCGSSEEDSSNASGGEGEANYGEQLDYTITGIEAGAGVVAAAQDAVKEYDSLAGWEVSTSSSGAMATALGDAIENEEPIVVTGWSPHWKFEKYDLKYLKDPKGVFGEAEKIKTMVRKGLKEDKPNAYKILDQFKWSSEDIQSVMLDINEGTAPEEAAKAWIEKNQDKVSSWTKGTEKVDGKSVELVYVNWDTEIASTNVVAEVLKQQGFDVTITPLNNGPMWEAVAEGEVTGMVAAWLPGTHGDLYAEYKDSLVDLGANLKGAKIGLVVPSYMDVESIEDLQPKE
- a CDS encoding quaternary amine ABC transporter ATP-binding protein, which encodes MPIIEVKDLSKIFGRNAKKATKYLDEGLSKEEILEKTGNTVGVNRASFDVEEGEIFVIMGLSGSGKSTLVRLINRLIEPTEGSVYIDGEDLAKIDKQKLREVRRQKLSMVFQRFALFPHRTILENAEFGLEVQGVDKEERKKKAKESLEMVGLGGYIQQFPGQLSGGMQQRVGLARALANDPEVLLMDEAFSALDPLIRKEMQDELLELQESMKKTILFITHDLDEALRIGDRIALMKDGRIVQVGTPEEILVNPANEYVEKFVEDVDRSKVLTAEHVMKRPETVDVEKHGPRTALERMRKEGLSSIYVTDAKRNLHGYVTADDVAEAAKNEERSLKTILRSEVPQVQKNTSVQEIFTIIHDAPVPVAVVEEGKLLGIIVRGSVLAALAGNEVNVNENNS
- a CDS encoding ABC transporter permease, producing the protein MKIIPKLPVAEWVSAATEWTTDTFEFLFDFIKEDFGNFIEFFAEGLLMGIPIWLFIVVVGLIAFFISGKRIGLTAFSVIGLWFIQNQELWPELMNTFTLVIFASLISVIIGVPFGIWMAKSKVVQSILTPILDFMQTMPAFVYLIPAVAFFSIGMVPGVFASVIFATPPTVRFTNLGIRQVSHQLIEASDAFGTTGFQKLFKVQLPMAKKTIMAGINQTVMLALSMVVIASMIGAKGLGQTVITGLQRAEVGTGFVAGLGIVILAIIIDRFTQNLNTQRGDQA